The Microlunatus antarcticus DNA segment GTCCTGGCCCCCGGCATGGTCATCACCGTGGAGCCGGGCCTGTACTTCAAGTCCGACGACGAGCTGGCCCCCGCCGAGCTGCGGGGCATCGGCGTCCGGATCGAGGACGACATCCTCATCACCGACGACGGCAACGAGAACCTGTCGGACCTGCTCCCGCGCACGGTCGCCGACGTCGAGGCGTGGATGGCCGACGTGTGGCACCGGCAGGCCGTGGCCCTGGCGAAGTCGGGTGAGCAGCCGGACGAGAACGGGCGGTGAGCGCGCGATGACCACGATCCCCCAGCGCCGCTACCTGCCGGGCATCACGTCGCTGCCCGCGATCCCGGGCCTCAACCGCCGTACGGCCGAGCGCAAGCGGGCTCCCCTGGTCGAGGAGGAGGCCAGCTCGATCGTCGCCTGGGCCTGGTACGTCGACGGCGTCCGTCGCCCGGCCGAGAGCCTCACCCAGGCCGCGCGGAGCGCGCAGGACGGGGAGGGCTTCGTCTGGCTCGGGCTCAAGGACCCGGGCAACGACGACCTGGAGGCGCTCTCCTCGCAGTTCGCGCTGCACCCGCTGGCGATCGAGGACGCGGTCAACGGCCACGACCGCTCCAAGCTGGAGACGTTCGGCGACGACCTCTTCATGGTCGTCTCGACGGTCGCGTACGTCGACCACGAGGAGATGACCGAGAACGCGGAGGTCGTCACGACCGGCCAGGTGATGATCTTCCTCGGCGACCACTTCGTGATCACGGTCCGCCGCGGCGAGCACGCGCAGCTGAGCGCGCTGCGCCGGGCCCTGGAGGCTGATCCGGAGCGGCTGTCCCGAGGTCCGTCCGAGGTGCTCTACGCGATCACCGACAAGATCATCGACGACTACATGGAGGTCGTCGACGAGATCGAGAAGGACGTCGACGAGGTCGAGAGCGCGGTCTTCGCCCGCGGCGGCTCGCACGAGGTCGACCGCGTCTACCAGCTCAAGCGCGAGCTGATCGAGTTCAAGCGGTGCGTCCTGCCGCTGGGCGCGCCGCTGATGCGGCTGGCCACCCGCGAGCTGCCGGTCGTCCCGCCGCAGTCACGGGCGTACTTCCGCGAGCTGGCTGACCACCACACCCAGGTGCGGGAGGCGGTCGCGTCCTTCGACGAGGTGCTGAGCTCGATCCTCCAAGCCGGGCTGGCCCGCGCGTCCGTCGCCGACAACGAGGACATGCGCAAGATCTCGGCCTGGGTCGCGATCATCGCGGTGCCGACCATGGCCGCCGGCATCTACGGCATGAACTTCGACAACATGCCCGAGCTGCACTGGCACTACGGCTACTACATGTTCCTGGGCCTGATCACCGTGATCATGATCGCCCTCTACGCCGGCTTCAAGCGGAACCGCTGGCTGTAGGTCGCGCGCCAGGGCGCAGCCGTACGAGAACGAGCCAGCCGCTCAGGTCGGGACCTGTGCGGCTGGCTCTGGGGTGTGCGGCTCGGCGTGGCGCGGGCCGAGCGCCTACTCGAAGGCGGCGGCGCGGGCGCCCGGGAGCTTGAGCAGCATCTCGCGGGCCTGGGCCGCGACCTTGTGCTCGCAGAGGACCTCGTACTTGGTGGCGACGGTCTGCGTGACGGACGTGAAGTCGCGGCGGCCGCGGCTGAGGGCGTAGCCGAGGGCGGCGAAGCCGATCCCCAGCACGATGCCGATGCCCAGCGCGACCAGGAACAGGGCGAGGAAGCTGCCGTTCTGGGGCAGGAAGATCAGCAGCACCAGCGCGACGAGCAGACCCGTCGAGAGGCCCGACTGCACGCCCTGCGCGACGACCGTGCTCCACGTGCGCCGTCCGAGCACCCGCTCGACGCTCTTGAGCTCGGTGCCGACGATCGCGAGGTTCTGCACCTCGAACTTCTCGTCGGAGAGGTAGTCGACGGCGCGCTGCGCCTCGTCGTAGGTGTTGTAGATCCCGACCGATTGCGGGAACTGGAGCTCGAAGAGCGAGCTGGGCTGCGGACGCGCGAACGACATGACGTGATCTCCTCGGGTGTGAGCGCCAAATCTACCGGTGTTCGCTGTCCGTCGACCATGCGTCTCCTGTGCGCCTCGCGGTCCTACCGCCGGTTGGCCAGAGCGACGACGACCTCGTTCTCCACCGGTCGCGGGGTCGCGCCGGCGTAGTTGCTGAGCAGCGAGAACGCGTACCGACGACCGTCGCGCCCCGTGACGTAGCCGCTCAGGGCTGTCACCCCGGTGAGCGACCCCGTCTTGGCGTGCGCGTTGTTCGCCGCCCGGGTGCCGTTCATCCGGTGCCGGAGGGTGCCGCCGCCCAGGTGGCTGTCGACGCCGGCGACCGGGAGCCCGCGGTCGAAGGCCGGCCACCAGGGCTCGTCGCGCACCTTCGTCAGCACCGTGGTGAAGGCGATCGGCGTGATGCGGTCGCGCCGGCTCACCCCGGAACCGTCCGTGAGCGTGACGCCCTTCATCGGCGCACCGAGCTTCTTCATGTACGCCGTCGTCCGCGCGAGCCCGGCCGGCCAGCTGCCCGGCTTGCCGCCGAGGGTGCCCATCGTCTTGGTGAGCGCCTCGGCGTGCAGGTTGTTCGACAGCTTGAGGAACGGGACCAGCAGGTCGGACAGGGTCATCGAGGTGTCGCGCGCGACCCGGGTGCGCTTCGTCGCCGGCGTCGTGCCGAGCTTCGTCCCGCCCGCGATGTCGATCTTCTGCCGCTTCAGCTCCTCGCGGAAGACCGCCGCCGCGTACAGCTCGGGCTTGTCCACCGTGACCAGGCCCGACCACGTCGCGCCCGCCCGCACGTGCCCGCGGACGGTGATCGCGTTCCCGCCGAGCTTGCGGGAGAGCGACACGCTCGTCGAGCCGGTGGTCGAGGCGCTGTTGACCAGGCTCACGTACTTCTTGGCGATCCCCGGCGT contains these protein-coding regions:
- a CDS encoding general stress protein, with the translated sequence MSFARPQPSSLFELQFPQSVGIYNTYDEAQRAVDYLSDEKFEVQNLAIVGTELKSVERVLGRRTWSTVVAQGVQSGLSTGLLVALVLLIFLPQNGSFLALFLVALGIGIVLGIGFAALGYALSRGRRDFTSVTQTVATKYEVLCEHKVAAQAREMLLKLPGARAAAFE
- the dacB gene encoding D-alanyl-D-alanine carboxypeptidase/D-alanyl-D-alanine endopeptidase, translated to MPVSTTVHPRPRAVRRATLAAVAALALAAPVALGHPAQAAPVVTAPAADVATDAGAAARASLSSTLSSILNDSRSKTETDVSVLDAETGAAVYSRRSTSASMPASNTKILTAVAAMHELGPDYRFTTDVVRRGTVTDGVLDGSLYLVGHGDPTSRQSDYKALAAKVRAAGITRITGKIVADGSFFDDQRYNPGWFTSYASSYYAAQTAALTVAPNADYDSGTVIVKVKGGSRGSKPKLSTTPGIAKKYVSLVNSASTTGSTSVSLSRKLGGNAITVRGHVRAGATWSGLVTVDKPELYAAAVFREELKRQKIDIAGGTKLGTTPATKRTRVARDTSMTLSDLLVPFLKLSNNLHAEALTKTMGTLGGKPGSWPAGLARTTAYMKKLGAPMKGVTLTDGSGVSRRDRITPIAFTTVLTKVRDEPWWPAFDRGLPVAGVDSHLGGGTLRHRMNGTRAANNAHAKTGSLTGVTALSGYVTGRDGRRYAFSLLSNYAGATPRPVENEVVVALANRR
- the corA gene encoding magnesium/cobalt transporter CorA: MTTIPQRRYLPGITSLPAIPGLNRRTAERKRAPLVEEEASSIVAWAWYVDGVRRPAESLTQAARSAQDGEGFVWLGLKDPGNDDLEALSSQFALHPLAIEDAVNGHDRSKLETFGDDLFMVVSTVAYVDHEEMTENAEVVTTGQVMIFLGDHFVITVRRGEHAQLSALRRALEADPERLSRGPSEVLYAITDKIIDDYMEVVDEIEKDVDEVESAVFARGGSHEVDRVYQLKRELIEFKRCVLPLGAPLMRLATRELPVVPPQSRAYFRELADHHTQVREAVASFDEVLSSILQAGLARASVADNEDMRKISAWVAIIAVPTMAAGIYGMNFDNMPELHWHYGYYMFLGLITVIMIALYAGFKRNRWL